In Fusarium falciforme chromosome 10, complete sequence, a single genomic region encodes these proteins:
- a CDS encoding Fructose-bisphosphate aldolase yields MGSWLDIQKQNRTLQILRSATEGKYGVLAIICYNIEHLTALVRAAEAKKSPLILQLFPSTVSQLPTLAYAAAAAVKSATVPLSLHLDHAQDEAQIREAAATLPFDSIMVDMSHYEHDENLEKTKALTRVCHDRGIAVEAESGRINGGEEGIADTGSLEALFTTPEEVEDFLAAEIDLLAPSIGNIHGDYGPAGPQLDFDRLSKVNSQINNRVVMALHGTNDFLPEIMQRCIQHGAVKLNINKLILESWNVHVREHAQEPLMQLMDGGMEVLQVEVERWMDICGSSGKA; encoded by the exons ATGGGTTCCTGGCTGGATATTCAGAAGCAAAACCGCACCCTGCAAATCCTCCGCTCAGCAACTGAGGGCAAGTATGGAGTCTTGGCCATAATCTG TTACAATATCGAGCACCTGACAGCCCTAGTCCGCgctgccgaggccaagaagtctCCTCTCATCCTTCAGCTCTTCCCCTCAACCGTCAGCCAGCTGCCGACTCTGGCATAtgcagcggcggcagcagtcAAGTCGGCAACTGTGCCGCTCTCGTTGCATCTCGACCATGCGCAGGATGAAGCGCAGATCAGAGAGGCTGCTGCAACTTTACCATTTGACTCGATTATGGTGGACATGAGTCACTATGAGCATGACGAGAACTTGGAAAAGACAAAAGCCTTGACGAGGGTTTGCCATGACCGCGGCATTGCCGTCGAGGCTGAGAGCGGGCGCATTaatggaggagaagagggcatCGCAGACACGGGATCTCTAGAAG CACTCTTTACTACGccggaggaggtcgaggactTTCTGGCTGCTGAGATTGATCTTCTCGCACCAAGCATAGGCAACATCCATGGTGACTACGGCCCAGCCGGGCCTCAACTGGACTTTGACCGACTGTCCAAGGTTAACAGCCAGATCAATAACCGAGTGGTGATGGCGCTGCATGGGACCAATGACTTTTTACCCGAGATTATGCAGCGCTGTATCCAGCACGGTGCGGTAAAGCTGAACATTAACAAGCTTATCCTGGAGAGCTGGAATGTCCATGTGAGAGAGCACGCTCAAGAGCCGCTGATGCAGCTCATGGATGGTGGTATGGAAGTTCTTCaggtcgaggttgagcgatggatggatatcTGCGGCAGCAGCGGGAAAGCTTAG
- a CDS encoding TRANSKETOLASE-1 domain-containing protein yields the protein MNYTMHHSSTGGSDISRASGSFCHDPRQLDRVLKLLTGLVSNSDEGDYESARLKASIGIALFKYVMRYRVGNSRYFNRDRLVTSGRYTSKWQDLFVHLIVSEGFAVDPISLVSVLSRTSTPSCHSTQAISNAIGQAIAMKNLAMLYNKPGLELLDNMIWCVIDDTNFQQDSALETVALAGCWRLNNLCVIYDGINGALSPSVDVSKLKTRGWNAIELVNDNDLVTGEFIQSLPRRFKLVFNPQRKPCV from the exons ATGAATTATACGATGCATCATAGTTCCACTGGGGGCTCAGATATCTCTCGGGCCAGTGGAAGCTTCTGTCATGATCCTCGGCAACTCGATAGAGTCTTGAAGCTGCTTACTGGTCTCGTCTCCAACTCGGACGAAGGAGACTATGA ATCCGCCAGGCTCAAAGCCTCTATCGGAATCGCCCTCTTTAAGTATGTGATGAGATATAGAGTGGGCAACAGTCGTTACTTCAATCGCGATCGATTGGTCACATCAGGAC GCTATACGAGCAAATGGCAAGACTTATTCGTGCACCTCATTGTATCTGAAGGCTTCGCCGTCGACCCGATTAGTCTTGTCAGCGTCCTTTCCAGAACATCAACTCCATCGTGTCATTCAACTCAAGCAATCTCGAATGCTATCGGTCAGGCGATTGCAATGAAGAACTTGGCAATGCTGTACAACAAGCCTGGCTTGGAGCTGTTGGATAACATGATCTGGTGTGTCATTGACGATACCAACTTTCAACAGGACAGCGCTCTTGAGACAGTCGCCCTCGCTGGCTGCTGGAGACTAAATAACCTTTGCGTTATCTACGATGGCATCAATGGCGCTCTGAGTCCTAGCGTTGATGTTTCAAAGTTGAAGACGCGTGGTTGGAACGCGATTGAACTGGTGAACGACAACGACCTCGTCACTGGTGAGTTCATCCAGTCTCTCCCGCGTCGATTCAAACTAGTCTTTAACCCCCAAAGAAAGCCTTGTGTATAG
- a CDS encoding Transketolase: MAPTLELYERAAVDKIPTKSLPTNGTSVVGLKLESPEKHDRVLKVFRAFIADLCQQFNGGHPGSAMGMAAIGIALYKYVMRYSPNNCEYFNRDRFVLSNGHACLWQYLFMHLVGVKSMTLEQLKSYHSTKTDSLCPGHPEIENEGVEVTTGPLGQGVANAVGLAMATKNLAATYNKPGYDLVNNMTWCMIGDACLQEGVGLEAVSLAGHWRLNNLCIIYDNNSITCDGTADVANTEDINAKMRATGWNVLDVLDGDSNVAAIVNALVAARSSDKPTFINIRTTIGFGSSKAGNAKTHGAALGVDDVASIKKSFDLDPNEHFHIPQDVYDIFADVRTRGDAYEAEWQETVQRYKKEDPVLGTEFGLRVAGKMPDDWTKCIPEKSELPTEPTASRKSAGIVTNILGERIKSFLIGTADLTPSCNVAFNNKVDFQSPDLRTACGLNGNYSGRYIHYGIREHAMCAISNGLAAFNKGTFIPMTSSFFMFYLYAAPAVRMAALQGLQQIHIATHDSIGTGEDGPTHQPIALPALYRAMPNTLYIRPCDSEEVAGAFVAAIQATETPTIISLSRQNLTQFPQHSSREGVSLGAYVFVEADGDDFDVTLIGVGSEMGLTMQAKDLLLKEYGIKSRVVSFPCPRLFEQQSRLYKQSVLKPRSGKPTVVIEAYAANGWERYADASISMRRFGKSLPSKAAYEYFGFKPDNVATKIKDLVEEVKRDGIEILRGDFRDLNGSLGVGFEH; the protein is encoded by the exons ATGGCTCCTACACTGGAACTTTACGAGAGGGCTGCCGTTGACAAGATCCCTACCAAGTCCCTCCCCACCAATGGCACCAGCGTCGTTggcctcaagctcgagaGTCCAGAGAAACATGACAGAGTCTTGAAGGTTTTTAGAGCGTTCATCGCAGATCTCTGCCAGCAATTCAATGGTGGACATCCTGG GTCCGCTATGGGCATGGCAGCGATTGGCATCGCCCTCTACAAGTATGTCATGAGGTACTCTCCCAACAACTGCGAGTACTTTAACCGTGACCGCTTCGTACTGTCTAATG GGCATGCCTGTTTATGGCAATACCTCTTCATGCACCTCGTCGGTGTCAAGAGCATGACCCTCGAGCAGCTCAAATCATATCACTCAACAAAGACTGATTCGCTCTGCCCCGGCCATCCTGAAATCGAGAATGAAGGTGTCGAAGTCACTACGGGTCCCCTCGGCCAAGGAGTCGCCAACGCCGTCGGCCTCGCCATGGCCACCAAGAACCTGGCTGCCACATACAACAAGCCAGGATACGATCTGGTGAATAACATGACGTGGTGCATGATTGGTGATGCCTGTCTTCAGGAAGGTGTTGGTCTCGAAGCAGTGTCTCTCGCCGGTCATTGGAGACTCAATAACCTCTGTATTATTTATGACAACAACTCAATCACTTGTGATGGCACAGCGGATGTTGCCAACACCGAGGATATCAATGCCAAGATGAGAGCTACTGGGTGGAATGTACTGGATGTCCTTGACGGAGACTCGAATGTTGCTG CCATCGTCAACGCCCTCGTCGCGGCTCGATCAAGCGACAAGCCCACCTTTATCAACATTCGCACAACCATCGGTTTCGGGTCTTCCAAGGCTGGCAACGCAAAGACACACGGAGCTGCTCTCGGGGTTGACGACGTGGCCAGCATCAAGAAGTCGTTCGACCTTGACCCGAACGAGCATTTCCACATACCACAAGACGTCTATGACATATTCGCAGATGTTCGCACCCGTGGCGATGCCTACGAAGCCGAGTGGCAAGAGACTGTGCAGAGGTACAAGAAGGAAGATCCTGTGCTGGGCACAGAGTTCGGCCTCCGTGTTGCTGGAAAGATGCCCGACGACTGGACAAAGTGCATCCCCGAGAAGTCAGAGCTTCCAACGGAGCCCACGGCATCGCGAAAGTCTGCGGGCATCGTGACCAATATCCTTGGAGAGAGGATCAAGTCCTTCTTGATCGGCACCGCAGATCTTACTCCTTCGTGCAATGTGGCCTTTAACAACAAGGTCGACTTCCAATCA CCCGACCTTCGAACCGCCTGTGGTCTGAACGGAAACTACAGTGGCCGCTACATCCACTACGGCATCCGCGAACACGCCATGTGTGCCATCTCCAACGGCCTTGCTGCATTCAACAAGGGCACCTTCATTCCCATGACGAGCTCTTTCTTCATGTTCTACCTCTACGCCGCCCCGGCTGTCCGAATGGCAGCCCTCCAGGGACTCCAGCAGATTCACATCGCTACCCACGACAGTATCGGCACCGGCGAGGATGGACCAACGCATCAGCCGATTGCCCTTCCAGCTCTCTATCGTGCCATGCCGAACACTCTGTACATCCGTCCATGCGATTCGGAGGAGGTGGCAGGCGCTTTTGTGGCCGCTATCCAGGCCACTGAAACACCAACCATCATCTCTCTGTCTCGGCAGAACCTGACACAGTTCCCACAGCACTCCTCACGCGAGGGTGTGAGCCTGGGCGCATACGTCTTTGTAGAGGCTGACGGCGATGATTTCGACGTGACCCTAATCGGAGTTGGTTCCGAGATGGGTCTGACGATGCAGGCTAAGGATCTGCTTCTCAAAGAGTACGGCATCAAGTCAAGAGTAGTCTCTTTCCCCTGCCCCAGGCTCTTTGAGCAACAATCACGACTGTACAAGCAATCGGTCCTGAAGCCTCGCTCTGGAAAGCCGACCGTCGTCATTGAAGCATATGCTGCGAACGGATGGGAGCGGTATGCCGATGCGTCGATATCTATGAGGCGATTCGGAAAGAGTCTTCCATCAAAGGCAGCATACGAATATTTCGGATTCAAGCCTGATAATGTTGCGACAAAGATCAAGGATCTTGTGGAGGAGGTCAAGAGAGATGGCATTGAGATACTGAGGGGTGATTTCAGGGATCTCAATGGAAGCTTGGGCGTTGGCTTTGAGCATTAG